GATCTTCGCCGACTCGACGTCGGGCTGGTCGAACGGGTTGATCCCGAGCAGACGACCCGCGACGGCGACGGCGTACTCCCACGTCAGCATCTGCGCGCCGAGCGAACCGGAGAGGAGGATCTCGCCCTCGTGCCGGTCGCGGGGGAACAGGTGGAGCGCGGTCGCGTCCTCGACGAGACGGACGACCTGCACGTCGGGCAGATCCTCCGAGAGCTCGGGCGCGAGGGTGCCGAGGACGACGGGGAGGATCCCCGTGCCGTCCTTGCCGGTGGACTCGGCGATGAGCTGCTCCGCCCAGTCGGCGAAGCCCACGATGTGGGTCCCGTCGGCGACGATCGCGAGCTTGTCGCGTCGCGGGCTGGTCGCGGCGATCGCCGCGCCCAGGATCAGCCCCGGGTTCTCGGGGGTGTCCACCGCCAGGCCGAGCGACGCCTCCGACGCCTCGTCGAGCAGCGCCTCGATGTCGGCGCCGGCGAGACCGGACGGCACGAGGCCGAAGGCCGAGAGCGCCGAGAAGCGGCCGCCGATGTTCGGGTCGGCGTTGAAGACGCGGTAGCCCGCCTCGCGCGAGGAGGAGTCGAGCGGGGAGCCCGGGTCGGTCACGATCACGATGCGGTCGAGCGGGTCGATCCCGGCCTCGGTGAACGCCTTCTCGTAGGCCTTCTTCTGGCTCGCGGTCTCGACGGTCGAACCCGACTTGGACGAGATCACGACGGCCGTCGTGGCGAGGCGGTCCTGCAGCGCGGCCAGGACCTGACCGGGGGCGGTCGAGTCGAGGACGGTGAGCTCGACGCCCGCGGTGCGGGTGATGACCTCGGGCGCGAGTGACGAGCCGCCCATGCCGCCGAGGACGATGTGGTCGATGCCCTTCGCCTGGAACTCCTCGCGGAGGGCGAGGATCTGCGGGATGAGGGGACGCGAGACGGTGGTCGACTCGGTCCAGCCGAGGCGCTTGGCCGCCTCCTCCTCCGCCGCGGCGCCCCAGAGCGTGGGGACCTGGGCGGTGATGCCGGAGGCGACCTCGTCGGCGACGAGATCGGGGACGACGCGGTCGACGGCCTTCTCGGCGTCACCGCTGACGTGGATCTGGATCGTCATGGCTCAGGCCTGCGCCTTCGCGCCCTCGAGCGCGGCGGTGACGGTGTCGAGCAGCTCGTTCCAGGAGACGATGAACTTCTCGACGCCCTCCTTCTCGAGCAGCTCGGTGACGTCGGCGTACGAGACGCCCTGCGCGGCCACGGCGTCGAGGACGGCGTTCGCGTCGGCGTAGGAGCCGGTGACGGTGTCGCCGG
The genomic region above belongs to Rathayibacter sp. VKM Ac-2759 and contains:
- a CDS encoding glucose-6-phosphate isomerase; the encoded protein is MTIQIHVSGDAEKAVDRVVPDLVADEVASGITAQVPTLWGAAAEEEAAKRLGWTESTTVSRPLIPQILALREEFQAKGIDHIVLGGMGGSSLAPEVITRTAGVELTVLDSTAPGQVLAALQDRLATTAVVISSKSGSTVETASQKKAYEKAFTEAGIDPLDRIVIVTDPGSPLDSSSREAGYRVFNADPNIGGRFSALSAFGLVPSGLAGADIEALLDEASEASLGLAVDTPENPGLILGAAIAATSPRRDKLAIVADGTHIVGFADWAEQLIAESTGKDGTGILPVVLGTLAPELSEDLPDVQVVRLVEDATALHLFPRDRHEGEILLSGSLGAQMLTWEYAVAVAGRLLGINPFDQPDVESAKIATRALLEKRPEPAAPAFTDAGIEVTGTAAVTEGVSTVAQAVDLLLAQLGEGGYVSIQAYVDRLALPQLEGVRDLLAAQAQRPVTFGWGPRFLHSTGQYHKGGAPTGVFLQITERASTDLEIPESPFTFGQLILAQAAGDASVLAEHGRPVLTLTLTDPEADLEALFEALNT